The following is a genomic window from Bubalus bubalis isolate 160015118507 breed Murrah chromosome 6, NDDB_SH_1, whole genome shotgun sequence.
agcctttgttTGAGTAGTTGATAGCAATTATGACAAATGCTTGACAAACTTCCCCAGGTTGGTGACCATACACtttgttcccaacccagggcacttttgagagtgaaagagggCACTGATAATTATGCCAGGATTATAGGGTTTCAACCTCTCTGATGGTTATTATTATAGTGCCTTAGGAGCTAGCAGTttgtttgagttttaagcctttgCCTCTACTCTCCCCATTGATTGGAATTCTCGCTGGTTATTTTCTCACTGCTGGTTCCTTGGCTGGATCTCTTGTCACTGAGATCTCAATTTAAATATCACCTCCTTGAAAACACTGTGCCACAGGTCCTGATCTAacaaactattcttttttttttctgcagatcATCTTGTCTCTTTTCATCTGAACTGTTAGCTCTGTAACATATTCTCAGGGCCTAGAATTATATTTGGCACATAGAGGTGATGAGAAGTTTTTAAGTTGGAGTCTGCCTACATTTTTGGCAGAAAATtaacagattctttatcatgtttatgctcagtcatgtccttagCATAAAGTcacaaccctttgtgaccctatggactacagcccacaagcctcctctgtccatgggattttcccagcaataatactgagtgggttgccatgcccttctccagggaatctttccagactcagggatcaaacccacatctcttacatatctcctgcattgacatgcgggttctttaccgctgagccacaggggaagcgcagtagattctttactgctggttaatgtgaatgaatgaaaccaTGTTTTAAGATAGTGAAAAATGATACCACCCTTCCCCCACTGTAGCTACACCCTTGAGGGGGAGCAGGGTGCCCATTTCTTGTAGTACTTGGAACCCAAAACTACTTACACAGTTGCTAAATAAATTCATGAAACTCTTTATCCTGGGCTGGTGTATAAACCAAACATATAAGTAGATTCCAAGACGAGTTTAGATTCATCTCATGGTGATGGATCTGTTTATCAGAAGCTGTCATCTGCAGAAATTCTTTGTATAGAGAGCACTTGTGATGCCCTTAGCTCCCTTTCAGAGGCTAAATATTACCCAGCCAGATTGGACACCTGTTCTTATCCTTCTTGTGGATAGTTAAAACAGAATACAATAAATGATTGCCTTCCCCATCTTTCTAAACCGTAATTCAAGAGTTAGGATACTATAAATGAGGCATCCTTTAGTCATTCATGTTATATATCTGAACTATTCAGTTTATTGTTTTGGTGTCCTGCACCACTCCTTAacagaatatatacaaatagtaGATGTTGAAGTTGGTATAAAGTTGTTTTAACTGTGAAACCACAGAAGTTCTGTAAGTCGTGTTTGAATGGCtttgtatatatatgaatttattaaGTCACATTTAAGGCAAATAGTTTCTTAAAGGCAGGCTGCTCAATAAAGTTCTTAAACTGAAGTTTGCTAATAATCAGCCTTTGAGTCACATGTCACTGAGCAGAAACTGTCATTGTCCAATTTTGTAACATAGAACAGCTGATAGTATGCAATACCAAGACACTTACAGCATTTTCTCAGTATACTGCTTTCAAGACAGAGTGATAGTTTACTAGCATTTTATCTTTATCCTATAATATCCTGTGTACTGCTTTTAATACAATTTTGAGTACCTTCATGGTTACACTAGAACATCCTGTTTATTAGTAAACTAGCAAGATGTGCTATGCTTTGCAGATAAAACGGAGTTGTACTGTTTGTGCTTGTTTTATTTACATGGAGTGTTTTGACTGTATATGACTGTATATCAAACATATGTGTATGTTGACAGTATATGACTGTTGatgagcttcctggtggctcagtggtagagaatccacttgccaagtaggagatgcaggtttgatccctgggtcgggaagatcccttggagaaggaaatggcaacccagtccaatattcttgcctggacatggacagaggagcttggtgggctacagttgatggggtcgcaaaagtcagacatgatttagtcagacacaatttagccacCAAACAATAGTACGACTGTTGATCTTCAattagtgtatatattttttaagtgtttattggcagatatttttattaaagatttgAGAAACTTCCATTAAAACATTGTCAtcacctcccacccccttcccccactgctTGTTATatacaggtttcccaggcagCTGCAGATTTGAAACAGTTCTGTCTGCAGAATGCTCAACATGACCCTCTGCTGACTGGAGTATCTTCAAGTACAAATCCCTTCAGGCCCCAGAAAGTCTGTTCCTTTTTGTAGTAAGAGGAATCGTGACAAGGTAAGTTTCcttaaattaaaacaacaaaattagtaGGGATAACTAGTCAGGTTTCTTTCTTTGTAGCACTTTATAAGTTGAGCAGGGTCTTAGCATACTTTTGTTTTGTACTTGGATTTtccagtcttttttgttttgtgaagATTGATGAAATTCGCTGATTAGTAATCATGAAGACTAGTTGTTTCTATTTTATCAGAGGGTTAAGTAGAGAATTTAATAACCATAAGAGGATACAGGGGTTACTAGAAAATTTCACTATTGTGACAAGCCATGTTACCCTTTATGGTATTGCCTAATGGTGTACTTTGGTGTTCCCAAATACTAATTTTTTTGTACCTAGAAAATATTAAGACATTTAAAGAAATCTGCTGTGTTCATGGtggtgacttttaaaatattgtcattgGATTTGGATTATGATCTACTAGAATAGCATAGAAAAGAATTGAAGTAGTGAGTGCCAACAGAAGAGATAGCTGCATAAGCTGACATAGTGCAAGCATTTGGAGTTGGAgacaaaaggttttaattttattctttttaggtAAAGATTACATGAGAGGGAAATGAAGTATATAAGTTTATGGTGGGAGACAGTGGGTTGGTTTTCAGAGGATTAAGAACATAAAATTAGGGTGGGTTTAAAGCATACTTCTATATGTTAACCTGTACCTTGCAGAACAGATGCCAATGTGTGCAAAAATGTATAATGTTAATCCACAAGAGAGGTGGCCAGACAACATGATGTGTGGTTAATTGAAAATGGAATCTAACGGTACTGCCTTCATGAAGTCATAGGACTTTAGTCAAAGCATTTACTTGTTATAAAGACAACTCTGTATATGTTACACACCCTCTGCAAATATTCTGACTCCTCACAGTGCAGGAAGCTGGTTCCTAAAATACCATGTTGCATAGTTGTGCCCTCCCTAATTAAATTTAGTAGACTTgggagtcggagaaggcaatggcaccccactccagtactcttgcctggagaatcccatggatggaggagcttagtaggctgcagtccttggggtcaggaagagtcggacacgactgagcgacttcactttcacttttcactttgatgcattggagaaggaaatggcaacccactccagtgttcttgcctggagaatcccagggacgggggagcctggtgggctgctgtctatggggtcgcacagagttggacacgactgaagcgacctagcagcagcagcagacttgggAGTGTCCAGGAAGTCTGTATAAGTAAAAACATGTCTCTAGTAAATACCATGATTGGTTGAATTGGTTAAAGTTCcaaacacagagggaaaaaaaaacacctttgagCTTAAGGAAGTAATTCTTTTCAACATTCAAGCACCTTCATATTTAAtagttaaaaagttttttttgctTCTGGCAATTTTG
Proteins encoded in this region:
- the GNG5 gene encoding guanine nucleotide-binding protein G(I)/G(S)/G(O) subunit gamma-5, encoding MSGSSSVAAMKKVVQQLRLEAGLNRVKVSQAAADLKQFCLQNAQHDPLLTGVSSSTNPFRPQKVCSFL